The Cydia pomonella isolate Wapato2018A chromosome 22, ilCydPomo1, whole genome shotgun sequence genomic interval AGTCATGCAATGATTTTTTCCAGGCTGCTTTGTGTTGTCGTTCCATGTTCCctcaccacgcacttcgcacatagccaataaataatattattcaagAGATGTGCCTACACGTATGTGTTGTATTGACATTGGAAACAATATGAATCAACCAATTTCACGGCCATCGGGTGTCTCTGCTGTCTCCGGTTTTGACTGATGTTGGCGGAGCGGATACAATACGGAGGTTGTAGATGTTGTAGATTTACATTGCTACCAAGCAATATCGCGTATGCTTAAGGGTTTAGCCACTTCTAAGTACTTTGGAGGataatttctcccaataggtggAGATATAGCAGCTAAAAAaagtgtctgttattttagactattCTCTAACTTATATCAAATAGGAGCCGGAGAGTTGGGCACCTTTCTTTGTTAGATATAGGGAAAGATAATGATCGATGAGAACATATCTAAATACCTACCCAATCTAATCATTGTAGTGTGTAATTCTAATTTAGAAATGGCCTTATTATTAGATCAAGTCAAACATTCCCTAAGACTCCCTCATGATTCACATAGGGGGTGGACTGCCGTCGAATCAAGAATAATGGtctaactaaactaaatataCACGAATGATCCCATCCAATAAGAACCAAGCAAAAAACTAAACACTCAATGTCACACTCGACCACAAATACCACAATACCAGCAACTTGAGCTACTTAACTGTATTCCAATAAAACAAACGGAACAATATAACATCATATCCATATATAGAAAAGCAGAAGGAATCTCTCCATTTCGGCGCTACCAGCTGGCTAAGCAAACTGAAGTTAGCAGCGAAGCTAAGATGGCTGCCGCgccagccaatcacagcgcgccGTTCAGACGCGGCGCGGAGGCGAAACTGGCCTCAAAAATCCCCACTGAGCCTGTCGACTGATCAAATCTTCGAGCAGTGCGCCGCGAGAGTCGCGTCTAGTGTTAGTTAATTTATtccattttaaaaacattaaatatgagGGAAATCGTGCATATCCAAGCCGGCCAATGCGGCAACCAGATTGGAGCTAAGGTAATTCGCAGATGTTTTCTTATTTACGTTCATAACGGTTTTAGCGGAACTTGGatttacatacaattaaaattttaagttcTTAAGTTGTACTATAGTTCTCATGTGAAAGCGAAAAGGAGGTTGTTGTGAGGAAATTATGAGAACTCTCGAGTGAAGTGTCAACTTAGGACagttcgaaatttgaattttcGCGTATACGCACGCGCGGTTAGGGTTGTCACACCCTTCGGCGCATGCCCAgactttattatattttctcgTTGTGTGAAAAAATACTCTTAAAGCTTAAGCTTTATATTAGTACCATAATATATGAGTAAATGATTTAGTTAGAGCTTTAGTAAAAACGAAGCATGAACACGGgttaaataacatttatattttatattactgtTCAGTAAGAACCCAAAACAAATAtcgtatacctacctataacaTAAGAATTACAATAAGcgcaagtttaaataaaaaactaaatctacaaataaattaaaattacatgaCTTTATTTTATAGAGGTacctaacaataacaataattctAGATGAAGGTGTTCTTACTGAGCTTATGAATTaagttgtaatattattttataattagataaccaataatacttttttatttaccatATATATGATATTGGTAccaagaaataataaaatgaccaatacaacacaataaaaCTTCGATTATAATTCCAAAACGGGCAATGACTCAACGGTTGACGTGTTCTTTATCGCGCGcgagtgaaataaaaaaaacaacgataCGGCGGACTGAGATaacacatttaatttaatgacaTAACATAGTCGTAAAGGTAAACCAGTTTCGGGAAGTATCTCGAATCAATAATGACTTGAATTCAGGTGTCTACATTGTACCGTACTTTTTAAAATAGtattcttaaataataacagtaaaGTAATGGCAACTCGATTGTGACACCTCTGAAAATGCAGGGATCCGTAAGCTGCAGTGTCCGCTTATATCAGACGGGCTGTATACGTATATGTTGTACCTAGTATGACAAAATACCGTCAAGTTGGAGTATTTGGAACTCTTGAAATATTTTGTAGCTGTTAGAACCGTTTTGGGAATAAaactcttttacagtacatatggggctactttatagcactagtgcgagaagtagcatattacgttactgtgtcgaacatttaaagggccatatgtactgtaaaacgttgtacgatacatgtgcgaataggtaattcgcaactcgtgtcgacttaaaacactcccttcggtcgtgttttaatttatcgccactcgtttcgaatttcctatttttcgcacttgtatcgtaatgtactattttattattgcaaaatagttaataaatttgttttatagggtgaaaaagttgttttttaacaCCTCGCGATAATACTGATACCCGAACAAGCGAAAGATCCCAAAGTTGAACCTCAAGCGGTgcaagtggttcgaaaagtggaatcttaagcgtttcGATTGTTtgaaggcacgagggttaaataaattttacagtacatatggtgctactttaccgcactagtgcgtaaattagcacattatgtaactatatcgaaaatgtaaagggtcatgtgtactgtaaaacgttgtacgatacatgtgcgaataggtaattcgtaactcgtgtcgatttaaaacactcccttcggtcgttttaatttatcgccactcgttacgaatttcctatttttcgcacttgtatagtaaataactattgctaTCGAGTGAAACAAAGTGTCAAACAGTACAATTCAGATCCAAATTAACGCTTTAATACCAATTCCGCCAGCCAATATTAGGAGATAACTCacaatttgcatcaaattactttgacaATCTTGGTCTTATGGGTAAAATGCTATTCTCATCCGTTTTTAAGAATAAAGAGCCTTTACGAGTTGGtgtggtcaaaaatattttattttcaatatattttgaATCCAATATGAATCCAAATTTCTTTGCAGTAGTCCTTTCTGTCCTTAGaatcttaatattaatttaaaggGTTTTGGTTccaagttttataatatttgtaatggcctagtgggtagtgaccctgcctatgaagccgatggtcccgggttcaaatcctggtaagggcatttattcgtgcgatgagcacggatatttgttcctgagtcatgggtgtatttctatgaatttaagtatttacatagtatatatatcgttgtctaagtacccacaacacaagccttattgagcttactggaggactaagtcaatttgtgtaatcatgtcctactattaaataaaaaccggccaagagcatgtcgggccacgcttagtgtagggttccgtagttactcttccgtcacaataagctaaactggagcttaaagtagtaaattgttaaccaagggatgaaacggtacctttcacgcgagttaaacaaataggcaaatttgcataatcagtacctaattaaagtaagtctttttactatgaaggggaaactttttgcgatagctcaaaaacagctaaactgatcatgtccgctatagttttcatttaatgtctttcttaagctctacttccacgattttttttcatacacacattttttttttctttcggagcgattatctccgaatatattcactttatctaaaaatgtttgtcgaagacccctattcgttttgaaagacctttccaacgataccccacactgtagggttgaagcaaaaaaaaaattcacccccactttacgtgtaggggaggtaccctcaaaaaaaattaatttttagattttattgtacgactttgtcggctttattgatgtatatatccatgccgaatttcagctttctagcactaacgaccacggagcaaagcctcggacagacagacagacagacggacatggcgaaactataagggttcctagttgactacggaaccctaaaaaaccgttttgtaccatttttttttcctgaATAGGTGATTAGAAGCAAAGCGCCGGTGCTTAAGAAAATAGCATGGAAATGAGCTCAAGTGCGGCCATTAGGCTAAAACTTCATTATAATTTCACAAACGGCGCTGTTTCTACTCTGTTTATTTAAGCAATGCcgctattttgttttttatctgTGTGAAGAGAATAATTATGTAGTTATAGTTTTCAGCCTAGGATTTAGTTTTCCCTATACAGTTGGTTTGTCCGTTTCTTTTCACCTTTTAtgattgtatttaaataattatttgattggAAAACATATAGAAGTAAAGAAGTTAGAAGACTTTAGCTTAGTTTTCTCTTCAATAGAATCTCTTtgaattaagtatttaaatttttggacTATCTACTTATTTCTTAGTGGTGGATTTAAGCAGTATCACATAGTCTACTTAGACTTCGATCTTTTGCAAAGTCAAATTCAGAATGTCTGAAATATGTTATCGTATGTTACTAAGGAATTATCTTTTTCGACCTTACGTAAGAaaaaacacacatttttttttatactacgtcggtggcaaacaagcatacggctcgcctgatggtaagcagtatccgtagcctatgtacgcctgcaactccagaggagttacatgcgcgttgccgaccctaaccccctcccaccctcgttgagctctggcaactttactcaccggcgggaacacaacactatgaatagggtctagtgttatttggctgcgattttctgtaaggtggaggtacttccccagttggggtctgctctagatctggaatgacatccgctgtgctgtgccctactacacagagcgagatgacattcacaatgaccatacctctcttaaaaaaaataatttgtcttaaaaaaaacacattatcAGTTAGTGGGTATGGCAATCAATTCCCACCGGCTTTCTATGTTTCAGATAGTTCACTGAACTCTTCTGCGCTTCGCAAATCAAACCAAAGCCAAATTGCCTACAAATGTTTTGGTGCGAAGTCACTGCATTCTACACATTGTTTCTGCAATATAGGTCACTAGCTGCATGCTGGCTAAGTGTTAATTGTTTGAATTGCACACAATTATCGGCTTTCGAGCCCGGGTGAAACCCGGGCGCAAGAACCATGCGATTTGCTTACCGGCCATTGGCTGATATCGATCTGCTAATTTACAAATTTCTCTTCGTTACAAAAGATTAATTGCTAGGAAATTGTATTCGATGATTCATAGAGTATGCAAAGTAGCAACGTAAGTCGGACCACGCTAACTCTGCGGTGTTAGTGTAGCGGTGTCACCCTAAACTTTACGCTGTGTTTATGTACTATGAGAATAATAATGGCACTGCCACACTTCAGGTCAAATTCGGTGCAGATTtaacttagacggactctagtgACCAAACTTAAAACGTTGCTCAGTCAAAGACATTATAAATTATGACATGACGTGACTTAAGCGATAATAAGAAAGAAACAGttttttttgacataattaaatactaataaagTTCTTTTTTGACACTTCCGATAAAGTTAGCTCAAGAAATTGACTTTTATTCCTTGCTCAGAATCTGATAGCTTATATTATAGAGTTGTCAATCACGTATTATGAAGGAATCATTATTTAGTATCTATAGTTACCTACATAATGTTATAATCTGATGGGCATTTTCGTTGCATAAGCATGCCTAATGCATCATCACGTACGACACTTTACGAGTAACTTGATTTCAATCTAAGCAAATTAAAGAGACAATGAACATTAAGTTGATTTATCACATTAGGACGACTGTATGTGTAATCAATTTCAATTGAGGACGGctttataacaatttatttaattttctttatgaGGCCTTCCCACTCATCTTTCAcaagaatataaaattaattgccTCTTAAGGGCATTTCAATTTATGTCTGTAGAGGTCAGTAAGAGATACGAAATTTAACTGTGAACAGCTGTAGCTGAACTGAAAATCGTTTATTGACTAGTAAAATTATATCATATATCGTATTCATACATTATTAAACCTTTTGCCTGTATGAGTATCCTAGAGATCCTGACCAAATTTTTAGTcaaatattaagcattttatcgAGAACGTTTGTTTCTGCTCTATACAGCCAATCTTTGTTAAACATAAGATTTTTGACACACATATCAAAGGTAATATTGTATTGGTGTTTTCTATTCATTTGGCTAGGCCCCAGGAAATTTTTACCAAATTCAAACGGCAAAATAAGGAAGACATGTACCTGTTACCTATTAAATTCACAAAGTCATTCTACACGAGTCGTAATGTAATAAAAGAGAAACCGTCTCTGAATGGCGGTAACGGGTCAATCAATAAGCTGGTGTGGTTTGAATGTTATCCGCATTTGTATTTCATTGCGTTACGGTACAATGATGGATTCAAATTTATTGCCCTTAATTGATCGTCTGTTTTTACTTTGATGTTGCATTTAAATTCAAAGCTGGCACAAATTCCTCCCTGCCGATGGCTTTAAACAAACTAATGCTAAATTAAGAGCATGCAACATTGAGCACATGGCAGTGTGCACACTATATGGATCTTAAATTCAAGCAATGGTTAGGACGGTATGGAAAGCAacaacttttcttttttttaccaTTCTGACAATATACTACGCCTTTGTGTGAAAGATAAAATTACAATAGACACATAGACTGAACTTCACTCATTGTTTTCGAAGTCGTatgaataatgaataaaattaaagatgAAAACTATCCCATGAATATTCTTTGCGTAGACTATGCGTTCACTTTACTAAGAATAAGAACGTGAATCAGTAATCATGAAACGCCTTGGAATCTCTTCGCAGAAAGATGGTAGTTGCATTCAATTAACACCTACAATACAAGCTGTGTCAATACTTTACATTCTGTTTACGTAATATTAACATGAGTAAGGTCTTGTCCAACTTATacttagtttaaatttagtttttcaaataaaacctCAACAAAGTACGAGTATTAGTCACAGTGGGTTGAGATTTCAGCGATTTTAATACAGAGAACAAAGCTGTACTGAACTGCGTATGAGGTTACGGGTAATTTGACGGCATGATTGCTGTAGGAAACAAAGGTGGAACACCATGATGATTCAAGCGGCTTTTCTACTCCGCCGAGCACAATATTTGACGCTGATTTGTTAGAACAATTATGATTTGATGTCCGACTACTTTAGAAGGTGTTAGGGACCGTATTGATTTCACGTAGCCAGATGTAAGTACATAGTTTGATTTCATATAGTCTGGCTTTAATAGGAGTTTTCTCATGATAATCTGCGGTGTCTTATCAGCAGGCCGGTTTAGACGCAAGTTAAGGCTAGATAGCAACGGGCGTTGAACTCGCGGCCGATGACCAGAGTGTATAAATAGCCATCGACCGCCATAACGCAGAGTACACTCCAAATGCACTTACATGCTTGGTATTTTTGTCTCGAGAGCCCGATCCGTATTCAATTCGGGCATGAATtattcagtttaatatttagCGGTTGCGGAGATGTTATTGTGGCAGGCAGGTGGTACAAAACACCTATTGTGCACTAGTCAGAACCGCGGTTTCCCTCGCAAGTGGCGCGCCGTTCACATGCCGCTTTCATCATACCTTCTCTTATCTAGTTACGACTAAGAAAGCAGCCTTTCGCGCTATCGACCAGCCTTTCactttttgttgttattaaaaatCATCAGTCATGTTTTGAAAGTCGATATTTTTACATGATGCTGTAATTAGGGTAATATCAGACGACTAAATCGACtaatttatgctttaaaagCATATTATAACTGTCTAAGGACTTTAAAAGATGACGTTTGTTTTCTCAGGGGTTGAATGGcaatttaaatcttatttattCATCGAATTATAGCCCTGAACCAAAAAGTCAGCCTCCGCATTAGTCAGTTCTCCTTATAAGGAGTTGTCAGAGCCAAGTCGCTCGCCTCAGCACACACCTACAGGATGACATCATAGCCATTGGCCCGATGAATTTTAATGCTCTTCGAACAGTTGCTATGTTCGACGCTTGACTTGAAACTGAGGCTTTTGTATCTGTCAAGGATTTCTACAATATTTAGTCTGCACATTACGTAAGCCAAAAACAGACACTTCATGACTTTTACGTCACTCTTTTCACTTGTTTTGACAATTGTTTTCCATAATGATTTTCGCGTGttactgttgttttttttttcaattcagaGCGAACATATGGTCACCTGAAATCAGGCCACGGTCTTAAAGGAATCGAAAACTGGTATTCGAATGCTAATGAGCTGAACCAGGCAAGACATTCTCTACTTATATGGAGGGATAAGCCGAATACGGAGGAGTCGTGGGCGTCGCCCGTCGGCAAGGCGACTAGCGCTATATCTCAGGCCATTGTCTTGCGTAATCGTCTGTACTGAAGTCATTAAAGATGTATCCTGTCCGCTATTTACGCGGTTCATTGAGCTTTATTGTAGCTGACAGCCTCTGAGTTATGCATTGTCTCACTTCCACTTTCAAACTGAATGGAACTTAAACAATAACGGAGGCTGCAAGTACTTAGCTCTCCCGAGATATCGCTTACTCGACACGCAACCGGTTCGAAAGTAGCATTGAGCCGAGACGCACTTACGATGCCCCGCTACGGCGCGGAGCTTTCGTGAAGGCATTTTAATCTACTGCATTCCGTGTGGCGCCCTATTCCGAAACTAACGGATTATCTCTCTCTTTTACAGTTCTGGGAGATCATCTCGGATGAGCACGGCATCGACCCCACCGGCGCCTACCATGGCGACTCGGACCTGCAGTTGGAGCGCATCAACGTATACTACAATGAGGCCTCCGGCGGCAAGTACGTGCCCCGCGCCATCCTGGTGGACTTGGAGCCCGGCACCATGGACTCTGTCCGCTCTGGACCATTCGGACAGATTTTCCGCCCCGATAACTTCGTGTTCGGACAGTCTGGCGCAGGCAACAACTGGGCCAAGGGTCACTACACTGAGGGAGCTGAACTCGTCGACTCGGTTCTTGACGTAGTGCGCAAAGAATCAGAATCTTGCGATTGCCTACAGGGCTTCCAGCTCACACACTCCCTCGGTGGCGGTACCGGATCTGGTATGGGCACACTCCTCATCTCCAAAATTCGTGAAGAGTACCCAGACAGAATAATGAACACATACTCCGTCGTCCCCTCGCCAAAAGTATCAGACACCGTCGTAGAACCCTACAACGCGACTCTCTCAGTCCACCAGCTCGTAGAGAACACAGACGAAACCTACTGCATTGACAACGAGGCCCTCTACGACATCTGCTTCCGCACGCTCAAACTTTCCACCCCCACGTATGGTGATCTCAACCACTTGGTGTCCCTCACAATGTCCGGTGTCACTACCTGCCTCAGATTCCCCGGTCAACTGAACGCTGATCTCAGAAAGTTGGCTGTCAAC includes:
- the LOC133530038 gene encoding tubulin beta-1 chain-like, whose protein sequence is MREIVHIQAGQCGNQIGAKFWEIISDEHGIDPTGAYHGDSDLQLERINVYYNEASGGKYVPRAILVDLEPGTMDSVRSGPFGQIFRPDNFVFGQSGAGNNWAKGHYTEGAELVDSVLDVVRKESESCDCLQGFQLTHSLGGGTGSGMGTLLISKIREEYPDRIMNTYSVVPSPKVSDTVVEPYNATLSVHQLVENTDETYCIDNEALYDICFRTLKLSTPTYGDLNHLVSLTMSGVTTCLRFPGQLNADLRKLAVNMVPFPRLHFFMPGFAPLTSRGSRQYRALTVPELTQQMFDAKNMMAACDPRHGRYLTVAAIFRGRMSMKEVDEQMLNIQNKNSSYFVEWIPNNVKTAVCDIPPRGLKMAATFIGNSTAIQELFKRISEQFTAMFRRKAFLHWYTGEGMDEMEFTEAESNMNDLVSEYQQYQEATADEDAEFDEEQEQEIDDHH